In Sphingopyxis sp. 113P3, one DNA window encodes the following:
- a CDS encoding polyphosphate kinase 2 family protein, whose product MTIDLADYEAGTRYEGQYGKDLAALQERLERIQAAHITHGQRSVIMFEGWDAAGKGGIIQRLTAQLDPRYFEVWPIGAPNEAEKARHFLWRFWRRLPGHREISVFDRSWYGRVLVERVEGFATEAEWRKGYDEINEFEAQLTGSRTNLVKLFIHVTQEEQDRRFADRLDDPWKRWKTGAEDYRNRAKRSEYLAAMHEMFEQTDTRWAPWKVIDGNDKKSARIAALAHIAEALEAAVPMMPPARDPAVVKLAQKAFGYKPRDEAKEEGEGARETAE is encoded by the coding sequence ATGACGATCGACCTTGCGGACTATGAAGCCGGCACCCGATATGAGGGCCAGTACGGCAAGGATCTGGCGGCACTGCAGGAGCGGCTGGAGCGTATCCAGGCCGCTCACATTACCCACGGCCAGCGTAGCGTCATCATGTTTGAAGGTTGGGATGCGGCAGGAAAGGGCGGTATCATCCAGCGCCTGACAGCACAGCTCGACCCGCGATATTTCGAGGTCTGGCCTATCGGCGCCCCGAACGAGGCGGAAAAGGCGCGCCATTTCCTCTGGCGCTTCTGGCGGCGTCTGCCCGGGCATCGCGAGATTTCGGTCTTCGACCGCAGCTGGTATGGCCGCGTCCTCGTCGAACGTGTGGAAGGTTTCGCAACCGAAGCCGAATGGCGCAAGGGGTATGACGAGATCAACGAGTTCGAAGCGCAGCTCACCGGGTCGCGCACCAATCTCGTCAAACTGTTCATCCACGTCACGCAGGAGGAGCAAGACCGGCGCTTCGCCGACCGGCTCGACGATCCGTGGAAACGCTGGAAGACCGGAGCCGAGGATTATCGCAACCGCGCGAAGCGCAGCGAATATCTTGCTGCGATGCACGAGATGTTCGAGCAGACCGACACCCGCTGGGCGCCTTGGAAGGTGATCGACGGAAATGATAAGAAGTCCGCGCGCATTGCTGCCCTTGCACATATCGCCGAGGCGTTGGAAGCGGCAGTGCCGATGATGCCGCCAGCGCGCGACCCGGCGGTGGTCAAGCTGGCGCAGAAGGCATTCGGTTACAAGCCGAGGGACGAGGCCAAGGAAGAAGGTGAGGGCGCGCGGGAGACAGCCGAATAA
- a CDS encoding CinA family protein, with protein MNLPSNAETRLAAREAAARAVLAANRAAERRVAVAESCTGGMVCAALTDIAGSSDVFSAGFITYSGDAKKTQLEVSGEILETFGEVSLATAWAMAAGALAKSDADVAVSITGIAGPGGGSEKKPVGQVVFARALRGQDPDDYFTQRVQFQSTDRAAIRHAATLFALDLLMPEKDSLRPSEDIELPAS; from the coding sequence ATGAATTTGCCATCCAACGCCGAAACGCGTCTTGCCGCGCGCGAAGCCGCCGCCAGGGCTGTCCTTGCCGCAAATCGCGCCGCAGAACGCCGCGTCGCTGTGGCCGAAAGCTGCACCGGCGGTATGGTCTGTGCTGCGCTGACCGACATTGCCGGGAGCAGCGATGTCTTTTCTGCAGGATTCATCACCTATTCGGGTGACGCCAAGAAGACCCAGCTTGAAGTGAGCGGCGAAATCCTCGAAACCTTCGGCGAGGTCTCGCTCGCGACCGCCTGGGCAATGGCTGCGGGGGCGCTGGCGAAGAGTGATGCCGATGTCGCGGTGTCGATCACCGGCATTGCGGGTCCCGGCGGCGGCTCGGAAAAGAAGCCGGTCGGTCAGGTCGTCTTTGCCCGTGCGCTGCGCGGACAGGATCCCGACGATTATTTCACGCAGCGCGTTCAATTCCAGTCGACCGACCGCGCCGCCATCCGCCATGCCGCCACGCTGTTCGCGCTCGATCTGCTGATGCCCGAGAAGGATAGCCTGCGGCCGTCGGAGGATATTGAGCTACCCGCTTCATAA
- a CDS encoding bifunctional 2-C-methyl-D-erythritol 4-phosphate cytidylyltransferase/2-C-methyl-D-erythritol 2,4-cyclodiphosphate synthase, with protein sequence MSDSVPVPSLRVASILLAGGRGTRAGFAHPKQLQPLGGKPLLRWSLDALSAHPRVSGGVLVASDDVMALTPELPEGWIFAAAGAERQQSVENGLLAIADWEDDALVLVHDAARPGIEAAVIDRLLGALETAEAAIPTLPVPDTLVHQAGEEAGDVVDRSALARVQTPQAFRLGTLRRAHAAAAGETATDDAQLVRGLGIPVVAVAGDARLHKLTYGEDQAILEGLLGARAKTRTAVGMGYDVHRLVAGKPLWIGGIEIEYSHGLEGHSDADVALHALTDAILGALGEGDIGTHFPPTDPAWRGAASWRFLDFAARRVEAAGGRIDHADLTIVAEAPKIGPHRGPIRARIAEILAIPPAHISVKATTTERLGFTGRREGIAAQAVVTLQLPET encoded by the coding sequence ATGTCCGATTCCGTGCCTGTTCCTTCCCTGCGTGTCGCCTCGATTCTGCTCGCGGGCGGTCGCGGCACCCGTGCCGGGTTTGCGCACCCCAAGCAGCTTCAGCCCCTCGGAGGCAAGCCGCTCCTCCGGTGGAGCCTTGACGCGCTTTCGGCGCATCCTCGAGTATCGGGGGGCGTCCTTGTTGCAAGCGATGACGTCATGGCGCTCACGCCGGAGCTTCCGGAAGGCTGGATTTTTGCGGCGGCCGGGGCTGAACGCCAGCAATCGGTGGAGAATGGCCTCTTGGCGATTGCCGATTGGGAGGATGACGCGCTCGTGCTCGTCCACGATGCGGCCCGGCCCGGAATCGAGGCAGCCGTCATTGACCGGTTGCTCGGCGCACTCGAGACCGCTGAGGCCGCGATACCTACTCTTCCCGTCCCCGACACGCTCGTTCACCAGGCAGGGGAAGAAGCGGGCGATGTGGTCGACCGCAGCGCCTTGGCGCGCGTTCAGACCCCGCAGGCCTTTCGCCTTGGCACGCTGCGCCGCGCCCACGCGGCGGCTGCAGGAGAGACCGCAACGGACGATGCGCAGCTCGTTCGGGGGCTCGGGATACCCGTCGTCGCGGTTGCTGGCGATGCGCGGCTCCACAAGCTGACATATGGCGAGGACCAGGCAATCCTCGAAGGACTGCTCGGGGCCCGAGCGAAAACTCGAACCGCGGTGGGTATGGGTTACGATGTCCACCGTCTCGTTGCGGGAAAGCCCCTCTGGATCGGCGGCATAGAAATCGAGTACAGTCATGGACTTGAAGGGCACAGTGACGCTGATGTCGCACTTCATGCCCTGACCGACGCAATCCTTGGTGCGCTCGGTGAAGGCGACATCGGCACCCATTTCCCGCCGACCGATCCCGCGTGGCGCGGCGCGGCGTCATGGCGCTTCCTCGATTTTGCCGCACGCAGGGTCGAGGCTGCCGGGGGGCGGATCGACCATGCTGACCTCACCATCGTAGCGGAGGCCCCGAAAATCGGCCCGCATCGCGGCCCAATCCGGGCGCGCATTGCCGAAATTCTTGCGATTCCACCGGCGCATATTAGTGTAAAGGCGACCACGACAGAGCGACTGGGCTTCACCGGCCGCCGGGAAGGGATCGCCGCGCAGGCCGTCGTTACCTTGCAACTTCCGGAGACATGA
- a CDS encoding J domain-containing protein has product MSRAKRSDDWGFPRWRAYGQGREAQQVRLCDRHGCTEPGNCPAPKAPNSRERWYFCEAHAAEYNRGWDYFAGLSAEEAADRAAEEALGTRSYARAQHYGWGGSGDGSRSADEMRALEVLDLEPDADFEAAKKAWRGLAKECHPDVKPGDAEAAKRFAAGQAAFEVLKQAEERKSWKPA; this is encoded by the coding sequence ATGAGCCGTGCCAAGAGATCCGACGACTGGGGGTTTCCCCGCTGGCGTGCCTATGGGCAGGGCCGCGAGGCGCAACAGGTGCGCCTCTGTGACCGTCATGGGTGCACCGAGCCGGGCAACTGCCCCGCACCCAAGGCACCGAACAGCCGCGAGCGCTGGTATTTCTGCGAAGCGCATGCTGCCGAATATAATCGCGGCTGGGACTATTTTGCCGGGCTCAGCGCCGAGGAAGCGGCCGACCGCGCCGCCGAAGAAGCCCTCGGAACGCGCAGCTATGCCCGCGCGCAGCATTATGGCTGGGGAGGATCGGGCGACGGCAGCCGTAGTGCTGACGAGATGCGCGCGCTTGAAGTGCTCGACCTTGAGCCTGATGCCGACTTCGAGGCGGCGAAAAAGGCATGGCGCGGTCTCGCCAAGGAATGCCACCCCGACGTCAAGCCCGGTGACGCGGAAGCTGCGAAGCGTTTTGCCGCCGGTCAGGCGGCGTTCGAGGTATTGAAGCAGGCCGAAGAACGAAAAAGCTGGAAACCCGCCTGA